The DNA sequence CTGGTCGTAGTCGGCGACGTCCATGAAGACGAAGCCCTCGCCGTCGTTGTACAGGTAGGTGAAGTCGCGCCGGTCGACGTTCTCGATCTCGATCTTCGCGCCCGCGTTGTAGGTGCGGTCCACGGTCTTGCCCGAGACGACGTTCTTGAGCTTCGTGCGCACGAACGCCCCGCCCTTGCCCGGCTTGACGTGCTGGAACTCGATGACGTTCCACAGCTGGCCGTCGATGGAGAGGACGACGCCGTTGCGGATGTCTGCGGTGGATGCCATGGCTGAGAGAGTCCGTTTCGTGAGGGAATCCTGTGGCCGCGATGCGGCCCGACGTTCGATTCTACGGGATGCCGCGCACCGCCGCCGGGAAGAGCGATGGCGCCGACCGCGGACTCAGCCGTCGGCGCGGCCGGTGATGACCTCGATGAGCCGGTCGACGGCCGTCGCGTATCCGGCGACACCCTCGCCCACGACGTGCACCACGGCGACGTCGGCGACGTACGAGTGGTGGCGGAACGGCTCGCGCTCGAGGACGTTGCTGATGTGCACTTCGGCGACGGGGAGGTCGACGGCAGCGAGGGCATCGCGCAGCACGACGGACGTGTGGGTCAGTCCGCCCGGGTTGATCACGATTCCGGCGCACTCCTCGCGCGCCGCGTGGATCGCGTCCAGCAGCACGCCCTCGTGATTGCTCTGCACCGCGTCGACGTCGAAGCCGTGTTTGCGCGCGGTCTCCGCGACGAGCGCCTCGACGTCCACGAGCGTCTGCGCTCCGTAGATGCCCGGTTCGCGCGTGCCCAGCAGGTTGAGATTCGGGCCGTTGACGAGCAGGAGGCGGCGAGGAGCGGTCACGCCTCCACCCTAGGCCTGGCCGCCGAGCGGTGTTGCGGAGATGTGCAGGATTGCGGATGCCGGGCCCGGGAGACCTCCGTCATCGTGCACATCTCCGTCATCCTGCGCGCGGTGCGATCAGCCCGCGACCTCCTGGTAGGCAGCGAACAGCAGCGACTCATCGGGCGCCTGCAGCACAGTGGGCTTCGCGATGTCGTCCAGAACGATGAAGCGCAGCATCCCGCCGCGGCTCTTCTTGTCCCGCTGCATGCTGGCCAGCAGCTGGGGCCAGGCGCCCGAGCGGTACGTGGTCGGCAGACCGAGCAGCTCGAGGATGTCGCGGTGACGCTGCGCGGCGGCATCCGGCAAGCGCCCCGCGAGGCGCGACAGCTCGGCGGCGTACATCATGCCGACCGAGATCGCCGCGCCGTGGCGCCAGCGGTACCGCTCGGCGTGCTCGATCGCGTGACCGAGGGTGTGCCCGTAGTTCAGGACCTCCCGCAAGCCCGCCTCGCGGAAGTCCTCTCCCACGACACGGGCCTTCATCGAGATCGCGAGCTCCACGCACCGGCGGAAGGACGCGGTGGAGGGGTCGACCGCCGCCTCGTGATCCGCCTCGATGAGGTCGAGGATCTCCGGGTGCCAGATGAAGCCCGCCTTGACCACCTCGGCGAAGCCGGCGACCGTCTCGTTCGGCGACAGGGTCATCAGCAGGTCGAGGTCGCAGATGACCGCGCGCGGGGCCCAGAATGCGCCGACGAGATTCTTGCCCTCGGCGGTGTTGATCCCGGTCTTGCCGCCCACCGCCGCGTCCACCATCGCGAGCACGGTCGTCGGGACCTGCACGACCTGCACCCCGCGGAGCCAGGTCGCGGCGACGAAGCCGGCGAGATCGGTGACCGCTCCCCCGCCGAAGCCGACCACGGCATCAGTGCGGGTGAAGTCGGACTGACCCATCACCTGCCAGCAGAACGCGGCGACCTCGACCCGCTTGCCCGCTTCGGCGTCCGGGATCTCCGCGAGAAGCACTTCACGGGTGCTGTCGGCCATGAGTCGCTCGCGCAGCGTCGCCGCCGCCGCGCCGAGTGTCGGCGGATGCACGACGAGCACTTTTCGCACGCTCGGTGCGAGCGCGTCCGCGACGAGATCGAGGATGCCGTGCCCGACCGAGATGTCGTACCCGCTCTCGCCCGGCACGGAGATGGTGGTCGTGTCGTTCATGTCTGCTCCTGTGCTTCGGGCGTCTCGGAACGCCGCACCCAGTCCACGACCTCGTCCACGACCGCCGACAGCGGTCCGGTGGAGGTGTCGAAGGCGACGTCGGCGCACTGCTCGTACAGATCTCGGCGCTGCGCGTAGATCCGCTTCCAGCGGGCGACCGGGTCGGCGTCCGTCAGCAGCGGCCGGTCTCCGCCGTGGATCCGCCCCGCCACGATCTGCGGCGAGACGGTCAGCAGGATCACACGGTGCGCGGCGAGGTCGGCTCGTGTCGCGGGGTCCAGGACGGCTCCGCCGCCGAGCGCGACGACCCCGCCGTCCCGCAGTGCCTCGGACACGGCGACGCGCTCGAGCTCGCGGAAGCGCGCTTCACCGTCGCGTTCGAACAGCTCCGGGATCGGCCCGTGCTCGCGCACGATCGCCTTGTCCGTATCGACGAACCCACGACCGAGCGCCCGCGCGACGCGCTTGCCGATGCTCGTCTTGCCCGCACCCATCGGTCCGATCAGGACGACGGCACCGCCGGGAGCGGCACCGGGCGTCCTACCGGCGGACATCGTGTTCGAGCAGCTCCGCATCGCTCGCGGACGCGGTCCGCAGCGTCTCGGGGATCGCCGCGAGGTAGGCCTCGAGGTTGCGGCGGGTCTCTCCCACGCTGTCGCCGCCGAACTTCTCCAGGACGACATCGGTCAGCACGATCGCGACCATCGCCTCCGCGACGACTCCCGCGGCGGGCACCGCGCACACGTCCGAACGCTGGTGGTGGGCCGACGCGGTCTCGCCCGTCGCGACGTCGATCGTGCGCAGCGCATGCGGCACGGTCGCGATGGGCTTCATCCCGGCGCGCACGCGCAGCACGGTTCCGGTGGACATGCCGCCCTCGGTGCCGCCCGCACGGTCGGTCGAGCGCGCGATGCCGTCGTCGGTCACGAAGAGCTCGTCGTGCGCGGCCGAACCACGGCGGCGGGTCGTCTCGAAACCGTCGCCGACCTCGACGCCCTTGATCGCCTGGATGCTCATGATCGCCTGCGCGAGCTTGGAGTCCAGGCGTCGGTCCCAGTGCACGTGCGAACCGAGGCCCGGGGGCAGGCCGTAGGCGAGGACTTCGACGATGCCGCCCAGGGTGTCGCCGTCCTTGCGCGCGGCATCCACCTCCTCGACCATGCGTGCCGACGTGTCCGCGTCGAAGCAACGCAACGGGTCGGCATCCAGTGCGTCCACGTCGTCGGGCGTGGGCAGCGCCGAGTCGTCCGGGACGCGGACGGGGCCGATCGAGAGGGTGTGGCTGACCAGACGGATGCCGAGCTCGGCGAGGAAGCCGCGTGCGATCGCCCCGAGGGCGACGCGGGCCGCCGTCTCACGCGCGCTCGCGCGTTCGAGGATCGGGCGCGCCTCGTCGAAGTCGTACTTCTGCATGCCCACGAGGTCCGCGTGCCCCGGGCGCGGGCGGGTCAGGGCGGCGCCGCGGCCGCGGGAGCGTTCAGTGAGCTCGACGGGCTCCGCGCTCATCACCTCGACCCACTTGGGCCATTCGGTGTTGCCGATGCGCACGGCGATGGGGCTGCCCAGGCTCGTGCCGTGCACGACGCCGGACGAGATCGTCAACTCGTCCTCTTCGAACTTCATGCGGGAGCCGCGTCCGTATCCGAGCTTGCGGCGGGCGAGATCGGCCTGGATCGCTGCGCGCGAAACCGGGACCCCGGAGGGCAGACCCTCCATGATGGCGATGAGTTCGGGACCGTGGGATTCGCCGGCAGTGAGCACGCGGAGCATTGCTCTAGTCTCCCATGACCGCCAGGCGCATTTCGGCGAGCACGGCGGCTTCGTCGGCGAGCTCCCGGTCCGGATCGCCGAGCACGAAAACCCGCACCTGCAGCAGGGCCTGGTGCAGCAGCATCCCGAGTCCCGACCGGGCCGGGGCGCCGGCGCGCTCCCATGCCTCGGACAGGGGCGTCGGCCAGTGTCCGTAGACGACGTCCATGAGCGGTCCGCCACCCGCCGCGAGGGCGTCGGCGGCGTCGGACGATACGGCGGCATCACCGGGGAGTGTGGCGATCGTGAGGTCGACCGGTGACCGGGCGGCGATGAACGCTGCCGAGGACACCGGGAGCCCCAGTTCGTCGCCGAGCACGATGAGCGGGTCGACCGCCTCGGGTCGGCGGGCGACGACCTCGACGCGGTCGACGCCGAGCTCGGCGAGCGCGACGAGCGCGGAGGTCGCCGTGGCACCCGCGCCGATGATGCGCGCGGCTCCGGCGGCGTCCCACCGCTCTTCCCGGAGCGCCCGCACGAGGCCCCCGACGTCGGTGTTGAATCCGACCGGTCCGCCGGGCTCGAGCAGGAGCGTGTTGACGGCGCCCGTGAGGTCGGCGCGTCGATCGCGGGTCCGCGCGGCAGCGAAGGCCGCACCCTTGAGCGGCATCGTCAGCGACAGACCGCGGAACTCCGGCGAGAGTCCGCCCAGTTCACGGGCGAATCGCTCCTCGGTGACCTGCCGGCGTCCATAGGTCCAGTCGAGCCCGAGCACGCGGTAGGCGGCCGCGTGCAGTTGCGGCGAGCGGCTGTGCGCGACCGGATCCCCCCATACTTCGAGGCGTCGGGGCTCGGCGTTCAGCATCCCGCGTCGGGATTGGCCGCGCACCACTGGATCCACTGCTGGGTCGCCCGGTTGTGGTCGGCGAGGTTGTTCGTGAACACCGTCTCTCCGGTGTTGAGGTTCACCGTGACGAAGTAGAGCCAGTCGCCGTCAGCCGGATGCATCGCGGCATCGATCGCGACGTCGCCCGGGTTTGCGATCGGACCCACCGGGAGACCCTGGATGACGTAGGTGTTCCACGGGTTGTCGTCGTACTGCGCCTCCGCGGAGGTGCTGACGGTGCCGTCCGCCTCGTTGAAGCCGTACTGCGCGGTGGAGTCCATCTGCAGCAGGCCGAACGTCTCCTGGTTGCTCGGGTTCAGACGGTTCTCGATCACCCGCGAGACTTTGTAGAAGTCCGTTCCCGCCCGTGCTTCGCGCTGGATGATCGAGGCGATCGTGAGGATGCGCTCCCGGTCCTCCGCCGGCACCCCGGCGCTGTCGAGCGACGCGATCGTGCGGTTCACGAGCGTGGCGATCACGTCGGTCGCGGTGACACCGGGGTCGAACGTGTAGGTCGCCGGGAAGAGCCAGCCCTCGAGAGGCTGTCCGCCCGCCGCCACGATCGCCGGATCGGCGGCGACGCCGTACACGGTCGGGTCGGCCACGGCGGCCTGCAGCTCTTCCAGCGGGATGCCGGTCCCCTCAGCCAGCAGCGGCAGGGACTGCTCGACCGTGAGCCCCTCACGCAGCTGGGCGCTGTTCTCCATCTTGTTGGCGGGGTCCAGCAGCGCCGCGAGAGCGGCCTCGGAGGTCATCTGCTTCTGGAGCTTGAACACCCCGGGGACGAACGGAGGGTTCTGCCCGGTGTCGATCAAGTACGCGTAGAACGCATCCGGTGTCTTGGTCACACCCGCCTCGAACAGGCTCTCCGAGATCGGCGAGCCGGTGTCCCCCGAGGCGATCGTGACGAATGCCTCGCCGTTGGCCAGGCCGTCCGCATAGTCCTTCGGCTCCTCCCAGCCCATCACTTCGCGGATCTTGTCCTCGTAGGTGGTCCAGACGTAGAAGCCCGTACCCGCGATGCCGCTGATCAGCAGCAGGACGACACCCAGCGCGATCCAGCCGCCGATGCGGCGCCGGCGCTTGTTCTTGGGCGGCGGGACGTCGCCGAGGCTGTCCGTCGTGTGCTCGCCGGTGAAGAGGTCCTCGAGCGTCGCGGTCGCGACCGACCGTGAGGGACGCGCCTCCTCCGCCGGCGCCGTCGCGCGGAGGGGCGCCGAGGTGGCGGGGGGCGCTGCCGCGGGAGCCGCGTGTTCAGACGGCGCGTGTGATGCCGGCGCCTCCTGCCGCGTCGCCGCCGCCCGTGCCTCGCGCCGCGAGAGCGGAGCGGAAGACCCGGTCGCGTTCTGCGTCGTCACCTGTTCCGACGCGCCGCGCTCGGCATCCGCTCCGGCGGATCGGCGTGCGCGGGGGTTCGGCAGCTTGCCGAACAGGTCGGCGAACGGGTCGTCGAACGGCGAGGGGGCATCGGGCATGTCAGACGGGCTCCTCGGCCGGGGGGACGGGTGATCCGGCAGGTCGCCCCGTGCTCTTCTCGACATCGAGAGCCTGCTGCAGCAGGACGACGGCCGCGACCTGGTCAACAATGCTACGAGAAGAACGCTGTGATCTGCCCGATTCCCGCAGAACCGCATGCGCGGAGACCGTGCTGAGTCGCTCGTCCACGAGCCGGACGGGCCGATCGGATGCCGCCGCGAGCGCGCGCGCGAAGTCGCGGGCGTCCGTCGTGGAGGCGGTGTCCTCCCCGCGCATGTTCAGCGGCAGCCCGACGAGCAGCTCCATCGCGTCATGCTCCCCCGCGAGGTCGAGGATCCGCGCCAAGGAGGCATCCGTGCGCGGGACGGTTTCGACCGGAGTGGCCAGAAGCCCGTCGGGATCGCAACGGGCGACCCCGACGCGCGCCTTGCCGACGTCGATCCCGAGTCGGACGCCGCGGCGGAACCCGCTCACGCGTCCTCGAGCGCGGCCTTCACGGCGCCGAGCGCCGTCGGCAGCGCCGCCGCGTCGGTGCCGCCGCCCTGGGCGACATCGTCCCGTCCGCCTCCGCCGCCGCCGAGCGTGGCGGCGGCGATCTTGGCGAGCGCACCGGCGCGCGCACCGGCCGAACGCGCGGCGTCGTTCGTCGCGACGATCACGACGGCCCGACCGCCGACATCGGCACCGACGGCGACCACGGCCGCGTCCGTGCCGAGGCGGTCGCGGATGCCGAGCGCCAGGGCGCGCACGTCGTCGGCCGACCCCGCGGATCCGATCGATTCGGCGACCACGCGATACCGGCCCACGGTCGCGGCGTTCGCGGCGAGAGCCGGGACACGATCGGCCAGGGCGCGCGCTTCGAACGCGGCGATCTTCTTCTCCGCGGCCTTCAGGCTCGCCGCGAGCTCGGCGATGCGCGTGGGCAGCTGATCGCGCGGGGTCTTCAGGCTCGACGTGAGCTGCGACACGATCGCGCGCTCGGCGGCCAGCTCACGGAACGCATCCTGGCCGACGAGGGCTTCGACACGACGGTTGGACGCGCCGACGGAGGACTCGCCGACGAGGTTCACGAGACCGATCTCGGCGCTCGAGGACACGTGGGTTCCCGCGCAGAGCTCGCGCGACCACGGGCCGCCGATGTCGACCATGCGCACGGTGTCGCCGTACTTCTCGCCGAAGAGCGCCATCGCGCCGAGCGACTTCGCCTCGTCGAGCGACAGGACACGCGTGGTGACCTCGAGGTTGTCGCGCACGGCGGTGTTGGCGATCTCCTCGATCTCGGTGCGCGTCTCGGGTGAGAGCGCCTGCCCCCACGTGAAGTCCAGGCGCATGTAGCCCGCGCGGTTCAGCGACCCGGCCTGGGTCGCGCTCTTGCCGAGCGTGTCCCGCAGCGCGGCGTGCACGAGGTGCGTCGCCGAGTGCGCCTGCCGCGCGGCGCGCCGGTTGACGGCATCCACGACGGAGGTCGCCGGCTGCCCGACACCCACTTCGCCCACCGAGACCTCGACCGTGTGGCTGATCAGGCCCGGCACGGGCTTCTGCACATCGAGGACCTCGAGCTCGTACCCGGGGCCGACGATCGCGCCCTTGTCGGCGACCTGACCGCCGGACTCCGCGTACAGGGCGGTGTCGGCGAGGATCACCTCGGCGATCTGGCCCGTGGTGGCGCGGTCGACCGACACGCCGTCGACGAGGATGCCGAGCACGCGCGACTCCGTTTCGAGTTCGGTGTAGCCGGTGAACACCGTCTCGCCCTGGGCGCGGTACTCGCGGTACACGCTCGTGTCGGCGAGCGCCCGCTTGCGGGAGCGCGCGTCGGCCTTCGCGCGGGTGCGCTGCTCGAGCATGAGCGCGTCGAATGCGGCGCGGTCGACGGAGAGCCCGGCCTCTTCGGCGATCTCGAGAGTCAGGTCGATCGGGAAGCCGTACGTGTCGTGCAGCAGGAAGGCCTCAGAGCCGGCGATCGTGGTGCCGCCGCTCTTCTTCGTCTGCGCGACCGAGAGGTCGAGCGTGGTCGTCCCGGCCGCGAGGGTGCGCAGGAACGTCTCCTCCTCGGCGAACGCGTACGCCGACAGGCGTCCGTACTCGGTCTCCAGTTCCGGGTAGACGGCTTTCATCGCGTCGCGCGAGGCGGCGAACAGCTCGGGGAACGTGGGGCCGTCCACGCCGAGCAGGCGCATCGAGCGGATGCCGCGCCGCATGAGCCGGCGGAGGATGTACCCGCGTCCTTCGTTCGACGGAGTCACGCCGTCGGAGAGCAGCATGAGGGACGAGCGGACGTGGTCGGCGATGATGCGCATGCGCACGTCGTCGGTGTGGTCGGCCCCGTAGCGACGACCGCTCAACTGCGCGGCGAGATCCAGGACCGGGCGCACCTGGTCGGTCTCGTACATGTTCTGCACGCCCTGCTTGATGAACGCGATGCGCTCCAGGCCCATGCCGGTGTCGATGTTCTTCTGGGGCAGCTCGCCCACGATGCGGAAGTCGTACTTCGAGGTGACGTCGTCGATCGCGTACTGCATGAAGACGAGGTTCCAGATCTCGACGTACCGGTCGTCATCCGTCGCCGGTCCCCCGTCGACGCCGTACGCGGGACCCTGGTCGAAGAAGATCTCCGAGCACGGGCCGGCGGGCCCCGGCAGACCGGTGCTCCAGTAGTTCGTGTCCTTGTCCAGGCGCTGGATGCGCTCCTCGGGAAGGCCGGCGATCCGTCGCCACAGGTCGAACGCCTCGTCGTCGTCCTTGTAGACGGTGACCCAGAGGTCCTTGGGGTCGAACCCGAGACCGCCGTCGGCTTCGGACGTGGTCAGCAGCTCCCACGCGTACGTGATCGCGCCCTCTTTGAAATAGTCGCCGAACGACCAGTTGCCGAGCATCTGGAAGAACGTGCCGTGGCGCGGCGTCTTGCCGACCTCTTCGATGTCGTTCGTGCGGATGCACTTCTGCACATCGGCCGCGCGGGCGTACGGCGCCGGCACGTCGCCGCTCAGGTACGGGATGAACGGCACCATGCCCGCGACCGTGAACAGCAGCGCGGGATCGTCCGTGACCAGCGAGGCGGAGGGGACGATGGTGTGGTCGCGCTTCTCGAAGTAGCGCAGGAATCGATCGGCCAGCTCTGCGGTCTGCATGGGGAGTCCTCGAAAAAGGGCGGCGTCCGTCGTGGACACCGCCTGATGGGTGGGGTGTCAGTCGGTGAGCTTGGTGGCGGCGGCGTCCGCGGCATCGCCGGCGGTGTTCGCGGCGGCGTCGACGAGACCGCCGATGCGCGCTTCCTGCTCACGGTAGGCGTCGCCGATGCGATCGGTGAACTCGGTGATGCGAGCGTCGACTTCGGCCAGCACCTCGTGCCCGCGGGGATCCTTGTTCATGAGGTGGGCCGCCACGAAGCCGCCGATCACACCCAACAGGAACCACAGCAGGTTTCTCATGACACCACTTCCTTCGCCGCGGGGCGCGGCAACCCCCATCGTAAGCGAGAACAGCAGAGGGCGCCGGGTGACCCCGGCGCCCTCTGCTGTCGTATGCGTCGTCCTTATCGGGCGGCGTAGTACTCGACGACGAGCTGCACGTCACCCGTCACGGGGACCTCTGCGCGCTTCGGGCGACGGACGAGCCGCGCCTGAAGGGTCGAGAGGTCGACCTCGAGGTAGCCCGGAACCGGGGGAAGCACGTCGGCGTGACCGCCGGCAGCCGCGACCTGGAAGGGCTCGGTGCCCTGGCTCTTGGTCTTGACGTGGATGAGCTGACCCGGCTTCACGCGGAAGGAGGGGCGGTCGACCGTCTGACCGTCGACCAGGATGTGGCGGTGCACGACCAGCTGGCGTGCCTGCGCGGTGGTGCGGGCGAAGCCGGCGCGCAGGACGAGTGCGTCCAGACGCATCTCGAGGAGCTCGACGAGGTTCTCACCCGTCAGGCCCTGGGTGCGGCGGGCTTCGTTGAACGTGTTGCGCATCTGCTTCTCGCGGATGCCGTACTGCTCGCGCAGACGCTGCTTCTCGCGGAGGCGGACGGCGTAGTCGCTGTCCTGCTTGCGCTTGGTGCGGCCGTGCTCACCCGGAGCGTACGGACGCTTCTCGAGGTACTTGGCGGCCTTGGGCGTCAGCGGGATGCCGAGCGCGCGGGAGAGGCGGACCTTGCGGCGGTCCTGGGACTTCGTGGGCACGGATGTGTCCTTCCAAAACGACATGGCCGCGTCTTTCGCGGACTCATGGACGTATCCCCGCCCCACCCTGCTCGGTGCGCACGTCGGGGCGCAGCGAAGGTGTGATGTGAGGAGGAGATACCCGAAAACGACGTTTCGAGCCGGTCAAGCTTACCAGATCGGGATCAGCCGCCGATGATGCGCCGGATCTTCTCGAGCCGCGCCTGTACATCGCGCTCTTGACCGTGGGCGGTCGGCTCGTAGTAGCGGCGCCCGCTCAGATCGTCGGGCAGGTACTGCTGAGCCACGACGCCGACGTCGGAGTCGTGGGGGTAGCGGTACCCCTTGCCGTGTCCGAGCCGCTTCGCTCCCGGATAGTGGGCGTCACGCAGGTGGGGTGGGACACGACCGAAGCCGCCCGCCCGCACGTCGGCGATCGCCTTGTCGATCGCGAGGTAGGCGGCGTTGGACTTCGCCGTCGTGGCCAGGTACGCGGTCGCCTCTGCGAGCGGGATGCGGCCTTCCGGCATCCCGATGAAGGCGACGGCGTCGGCGGCGGCGACCGCGATCAACAGCGCCTGCGGATCGGCGAGGCCGATGTCTTCGGATGCCGAGATCACCAGCCGCCGGGCGATGAAGCGCGCATCCTCCCCCGCCTCGATCATGCGGGCCAGGTAGTGCATGGCCGCGTCGACGTCGGAGCCGCGGATCGACTTGATGAAGGCGCTGATCACGTCGTAGTGCTCGTCGCCCTGGCGGTCGTAGCGCAGCAGGGCCCGATCGACGGCACTTGCGACGTGGTCGGCGGTGACGGTCGGCTTCTCGTCCGACGCGTCATCGGGCTCCGCGAGCGCCGCGGCGGCCTCGAGCGCCGTCAGTGCGCGACGCGCATCGCCGGAGGCCAGGCGCACCAGGGCGTCCCGCGCCTCGGGCGCGACGCTCACCCGAGCCGAGAGACCGCGCGGATCGGCGACCGCGCGGTCCAGCAGCATTGCGAGATCGTCGTCCGTGAG is a window from the Microbacterium lacus genome containing:
- the aroQ gene encoding type II 3-dehydroquinate dehydratase — protein: MTAPRRLLLVNGPNLNLLGTREPGIYGAQTLVDVEALVAETARKHGFDVDAVQSNHEGVLLDAIHAAREECAGIVINPGGLTHTSVVLRDALAAVDLPVAEVHISNVLEREPFRHHSYVADVAVVHVVGEGVAGYATAVDRLIEVITGRADG
- the aroB gene encoding 3-dehydroquinate synthase gives rise to the protein MNDTTTISVPGESGYDISVGHGILDLVADALAPSVRKVLVVHPPTLGAAAATLRERLMADSTREVLLAEIPDAEAGKRVEVAAFCWQVMGQSDFTRTDAVVGFGGGAVTDLAGFVAATWLRGVQVVQVPTTVLAMVDAAVGGKTGINTAEGKNLVGAFWAPRAVICDLDLLMTLSPNETVAGFAEVVKAGFIWHPEILDLIEADHEAAVDPSTASFRRCVELAISMKARVVGEDFREAGLREVLNYGHTLGHAIEHAERYRWRHGAAISVGMMYAAELSRLAGRLPDAAAQRHRDILELLGLPTTYRSGAWPQLLASMQRDKKSRGGMLRFIVLDDIAKPTVLQAPDESLLFAAYQEVAG
- a CDS encoding shikimate kinase, whose translation is MSAGRTPGAAPGGAVVLIGPMGAGKTSIGKRVARALGRGFVDTDKAIVREHGPIPELFERDGEARFRELERVAVSEALRDGGVVALGGGAVLDPATRADLAAHRVILLTVSPQIVAGRIHGGDRPLLTDADPVARWKRIYAQRRDLYEQCADVAFDTSTGPLSAVVDEVVDWVRRSETPEAQEQT
- the aroC gene encoding chorismate synthase; its protein translation is MLRVLTAGESHGPELIAIMEGLPSGVPVSRAAIQADLARRKLGYGRGSRMKFEEDELTISSGVVHGTSLGSPIAVRIGNTEWPKWVEVMSAEPVELTERSRGRGAALTRPRPGHADLVGMQKYDFDEARPILERASARETAARVALGAIARGFLAELGIRLVSHTLSIGPVRVPDDSALPTPDDVDALDADPLRCFDADTSARMVEEVDAARKDGDTLGGIVEVLAYGLPPGLGSHVHWDRRLDSKLAQAIMSIQAIKGVEVGDGFETTRRRGSAAHDELFVTDDGIARSTDRAGGTEGGMSTGTVLRVRAGMKPIATVPHALRTIDVATGETASAHHQRSDVCAVPAAGVVAEAMVAIVLTDVVLEKFGGDSVGETRRNLEAYLAAIPETLRTASASDAELLEHDVRR
- a CDS encoding shikimate dehydrogenase, yielding MLNAEPRRLEVWGDPVAHSRSPQLHAAAYRVLGLDWTYGRRQVTEERFARELGGLSPEFRGLSLTMPLKGAAFAAARTRDRRADLTGAVNTLLLEPGGPVGFNTDVGGLVRALREERWDAAGAARIIGAGATATSALVALAELGVDRVEVVARRPEAVDPLIVLGDELGLPVSSAAFIAARSPVDLTIATLPGDAAVSSDAADALAAGGGPLMDVVYGHWPTPLSEAWERAGAPARSGLGMLLHQALLQVRVFVLGDPDRELADEAAVLAEMRLAVMGD
- the mltG gene encoding endolytic transglycosylase MltG, which translates into the protein MPDAPSPFDDPFADLFGKLPNPRARRSAGADAERGASEQVTTQNATGSSAPLSRREARAAATRQEAPASHAPSEHAAPAAAPPATSAPLRATAPAEEARPSRSVATATLEDLFTGEHTTDSLGDVPPPKNKRRRRIGGWIALGVVLLLISGIAGTGFYVWTTYEDKIREVMGWEEPKDYADGLANGEAFVTIASGDTGSPISESLFEAGVTKTPDAFYAYLIDTGQNPPFVPGVFKLQKQMTSEAALAALLDPANKMENSAQLREGLTVEQSLPLLAEGTGIPLEELQAAVADPTVYGVAADPAIVAAGGQPLEGWLFPATYTFDPGVTATDVIATLVNRTIASLDSAGVPAEDRERILTIASIIQREARAGTDFYKVSRVIENRLNPSNQETFGLLQMDSTAQYGFNEADGTVSTSAEAQYDDNPWNTYVIQGLPVGPIANPGDVAIDAAMHPADGDWLYFVTVNLNTGETVFTNNLADHNRATQQWIQWCAANPDAGC
- the ruvX gene encoding Holliday junction resolvase RuvX, which gives rise to MSGFRRGVRLGIDVGKARVGVARCDPDGLLATPVETVPRTDASLARILDLAGEHDAMELLVGLPLNMRGEDTASTTDARDFARALAAASDRPVRLVDERLSTVSAHAVLRESGRSQRSSRSIVDQVAAVVLLQQALDVEKSTGRPAGSPVPPAEEPV
- the alaS gene encoding alanine--tRNA ligase, with product MQTAELADRFLRYFEKRDHTIVPSASLVTDDPALLFTVAGMVPFIPYLSGDVPAPYARAADVQKCIRTNDIEEVGKTPRHGTFFQMLGNWSFGDYFKEGAITYAWELLTTSEADGGLGFDPKDLWVTVYKDDDEAFDLWRRIAGLPEERIQRLDKDTNYWSTGLPGPAGPCSEIFFDQGPAYGVDGGPATDDDRYVEIWNLVFMQYAIDDVTSKYDFRIVGELPQKNIDTGMGLERIAFIKQGVQNMYETDQVRPVLDLAAQLSGRRYGADHTDDVRMRIIADHVRSSLMLLSDGVTPSNEGRGYILRRLMRRGIRSMRLLGVDGPTFPELFAASRDAMKAVYPELETEYGRLSAYAFAEEETFLRTLAAGTTTLDLSVAQTKKSGGTTIAGSEAFLLHDTYGFPIDLTLEIAEEAGLSVDRAAFDALMLEQRTRAKADARSRKRALADTSVYREYRAQGETVFTGYTELETESRVLGILVDGVSVDRATTGQIAEVILADTALYAESGGQVADKGAIVGPGYELEVLDVQKPVPGLISHTVEVSVGEVGVGQPATSVVDAVNRRAARQAHSATHLVHAALRDTLGKSATQAGSLNRAGYMRLDFTWGQALSPETRTEIEEIANTAVRDNLEVTTRVLSLDEAKSLGAMALFGEKYGDTVRMVDIGGPWSRELCAGTHVSSSAEIGLVNLVGESSVGASNRRVEALVGQDAFRELAAERAIVSQLTSSLKTPRDQLPTRIAELAASLKAAEKKIAAFEARALADRVPALAANAATVGRYRVVAESIGSAGSADDVRALALGIRDRLGTDAAVVAVGADVGGRAVVIVATNDAARSAGARAGALAKIAAATLGGGGGGRDDVAQGGGTDAAALPTALGAVKAALEDA
- a CDS encoding ATPase; the encoded protein is MRNLLWFLLGVIGGFVAAHLMNKDPRGHEVLAEVDARITEFTDRIGDAYREQEARIGGLVDAAANTAGDAADAAATKLTD
- the rpsD gene encoding 30S ribosomal protein S4 yields the protein MPTKSQDRRKVRLSRALGIPLTPKAAKYLEKRPYAPGEHGRTKRKQDSDYAVRLREKQRLREQYGIREKQMRNTFNEARRTQGLTGENLVELLEMRLDALVLRAGFARTTAQARQLVVHRHILVDGQTVDRPSFRVKPGQLIHVKTKSQGTEPFQVAAAGGHADVLPPVPGYLEVDLSTLQARLVRRPKRAEVPVTGDVQLVVEYYAAR
- a CDS encoding replication-associated recombination protein A; the encoded protein is MRPTSLDEVAGQSHLLKPGSPLVQLARADVSTGAASSVILWGPPGTGKTTLAQAIARSSGRRFVELSAVTAGVKDVREVMQEALTQRDLYGQSTILFLDEIHRFTKAQQDALLPGVENGWVVLIAATTENPSFSVISPLLSRSLLLTLQPLTDDDLAMLLDRAVADPRGLSARVSVAPEARDALVRLASGDARRALTALEAAAALAEPDDASDEKPTVTADHVASAVDRALLRYDRQGDEHYDVISAFIKSIRGSDVDAAMHYLARMIEAGEDARFIARRLVISASEDIGLADPQALLIAVAAADAVAFIGMPEGRIPLAEATAYLATTAKSNAAYLAIDKAIADVRAGGFGRVPPHLRDAHYPGAKRLGHGKGYRYPHDSDVGVVAQQYLPDDLSGRRYYEPTAHGQERDVQARLEKIRRIIGG